The genomic segment AAATAGAAACAAACTTCCCTTGAAatggtaaatgaaatatttataagtaaacAACTATAAGCATCAGAAAAAGAAGAGGGAGGGAAAGAAAACGTGGAGTGCACACCTTCTCCATATTCCATGTTCTCAAACGTTGCAAAAGCTATTTCAGGTATTCCGCAGGTAGCcttataattttgaaagaaataatattaataaaacatagTGAAAACATCAGAAGATCAAACAGGCTCACATTTTGCTTTATCAAAGCCAAttgttatttgaaaatttacaaaaaaataaaaaattaaaaattggcATTGTTTGTCTAAAACATCTAGAACTTCAGTGTCATTGTGTCATATTTCATATCAGTTACCTTTACATATTTTCTACTCAAAGAGAATGGAAAAACACGTGGCAAGGATTTTATAGCTATTTTCAGTAGgtaatttattcatataataatataggTTTAGTTACATTTTTTTGTCCTGATGTATTGTAATTGTGCAATTGTAGCTGTTTAAGTTCTAATAGTGTCAATCTGccatgtataaaaaatatgcaATGTCAGTCCTGAAATCCGAGAGACTCAATTGATACAATTAAACTCCGGAGAGACTAAAATAGCTCCATTGATCAACATAGTTGGAATCTGAAGAACTAAAATGGCACAATTGCAATACTTGGAGGATCAAAACTGCAATTAAGCTAATTATGTATGTATCAATGCCACGGGATGGGAGTCCCTTAATTTACACCAATAATCAGTTTCATGCATAGATAAAATTTAAGGAACGAGCTATAGAAGTAagatctttttaaaaaaggaaaatacgGACCCCTAAATCACCCATATTTTTAAGGAGTACAAAACCAGCCACTAATATTCCTAAAGATCAAATTGATCTTGCTTTCACTATTTCCCTAGCAAATTCTTGGAAGCAGGACACAGTGTAATATCACAATTATAACCAAAAGACTGATGCTATCCACCTACAAATTCTCCTCCTATCTCAAAAAGAAAGTACTAGATAGAAAAAGTAAACGAGTTTAACAGtcttagaaaaatattaaatgtatttagtACTCTTAACATACAAGGGAAGTAGGAGGATCTAAAGTTATGCTAACTGAAAACATATAATCTAGTAATGAAAACCAAAGACAATCCAAAAGTCACAATAAATGTTTCCACCCCTATTTTTTTGGCAACATGAAACTGACCCCTAGACTATAACTGCACAAAACATTCTGAGATAAAACTAGACTGAGGAAGGTAACCTGCACACTGAGGAGGCAATTGAAATGAAATGTGGTTGCCATCCTTCCTGCTGCCTCCATCTCATAGGCAATGTCTAGCGCATTAGAATGGTCCCCAGCTTTGCAGTCTTCTTGGATCAGTAGATCATAAACCTCATCAGTAGCCTTGAGGCCAATATCGGCACCCTTGAAGAACACTTCGTTGGCACCTTCCAAATGCTTGCTCCGAACAAGCTCATCTATACAACACCAGAATTAAAGCACACCAAAAAGGAGAGGccaaaacaaattaacaataagTAATCAACAACATGAGAAGAAGATAAACAGAATTATGGTATTCTTTTAGTTCTGTTTGGACGAGCTTCTCTACGAAGACTTGAGAAAGAAAATACGAATAAAAACGAAATTATAAGCTAAAATTAGCTATTGCAcaagttaaaaatgaaaatttagagAAGTTTTTTTGAGAGAACTTCTACATATTAGCTTATGGAATGActaatatcaatttttcttcttaaatttctcttttaaaagtttttatgaAGAAACTCGTCCATACAGGCCCTCAAGCTAAAATAAACTTCGACACTTAGCTTTTATAGAAACTAGCTTCTACAAAAGTTCAAGTGCATAAGTTGATTTTAGTTTACTAATAAAGCACAATTCACTTTATCCTCGCACCTCTTTCTCCTATACGTTTTAAGAGCAGAGAAGTTTATTCAATTAGTCAAAATGAATATACCAATAAGAACAATCCAAGCTTGGCGAATATCATAATTTAGGTCTTGCATATCTCCAAGTATTTCGAGACCTCTAATGGCGCGACCTTTAGACCCAAATAACCTTACCAATGCCATGAATGTCTCGTGAACCGGTCGAAGCCCTGCAGCCAACTCTCTTCTCAACGATTCCATCTGCGCAAAACAATAATCAGTTGAATTGAAACGGCTCTCGGCGTCGTCGTAGAGAAATTATCATACCGCGGCTTCTTCGTGGCCGTTGAGGGCGTGCGACACTACCAATCCATGAAATGACCGAGGGCCAGGGCTGAGGCCCGCGGCGATCATGTCGTATATGACTTCCGACACGCCGTTTGAGTCGCGGTTCCGGGCCCGGTCCATGAGCTCCTCCATGAAACTGAACCGGAGCCCGTTCTCGACCGTGCTCTGGTCATCCTTCGGCTGCTTCTTCTTCCTGCCCCGCTTTTCCGGAACTGAAACCACCGCGCGAACCGTCACGGTTCGGGGAGAGAAGTGGTTCAATTTGAACGGGAAACTGGAGTAACGGTGAGTGTAGCTGTAAGGTAAGATGAGTGAGGACATGAATGCATATAAAGAATTTGACAGTAACGGGTTTTGGTTTGGTGGCAGTGTCGAGCCACTGAAGCAATAGCGTGGTGTGTGGTGCACTGATGATAAGGCAGACCGCGAATTGAAAAAGTGACGCACGGACACAAAACAAAACCGAAACAAATGAAGTTGACGAAATCTACTATCGAATCTGACCCTTATTCTTCTCTATTCCGTTTTTCTTTTCCCACCACCATGTTTCCTTCCTGCACCTCACAGAAGCACtgaagatattttatatttaaaaaattagtatattctatgatctaaaatatatattttttaaatatattttaaattgtataatttaaaatttatatttctgattacataattcaaaatgtacattaaaaaaatatattataaattacacCGTCcgaaacatatttttaaattcagaaATGTATTTCACATCTTACAGTCCAGAATGTAAATTCTTTTGAAACCAATGCTTGTGGCATAAATGGATTATGGCCATTTTCCTCCATTCAACCTATCCATGTTGTCCATTTCCCCCCATCTCTTTCCTCCATTCAACACCGTCTCTTTCTCCATTCAACGTCGTCCATTTCCTTCGCCACCTGCCATCTGCCACCACCATCTACCTTCGATCCTCCTACATCAACCATGCATCCGCCACTTCGTTGCCCCTGCCACCATCACGCATCCTGGTGTCGTCGCTCCGCCATCCCTCTTTCGACAAGAGTACAActggaattttaaaaattatggaaGTACAGAGAGAAAACACAGAGGTGCAGGACGCAATGTCCTACGCTCATTCTTATTGGGCCTTGCACTTGAACATGGGCTCCCACATATTCGGATGTTTCATCCTACTCCTCCAACCTCTTACTTTTtactttcaaaaatttcatttttaattttttaacatctCATTTCACACCTCtaacttttctaaaaattttatttttaactttatttaatacctattcattttctcttctttctttttaaaacaactctataccaccttaataataatttaatttaatttaaaatttaaatatcatttaatataatattatattttaataattattaaaatatgttttatattataataatagttatattaaaaatataaaaataaaataattaaaataaaaagaataacaataaaaataaaattatattaaataaaatatttaatttatttaaatatattaaattacattaaaaaattaaattaaattaaataattattaaaatttaaataaaaaataaaatttttaaaacaattatttatcagatatgaaataaaattatattaaataaaatatttaatacatttaaataaattaaattatattaaaatattaaattaaattaagtaataataaaaatttaaataaaaacatttatttatcatatatcCATATCCGTAGCCTAAGTTAACGGATTTCTATATCAATtaacaaaagttttaaaattttatttttgtttaaattttaataattattttatataatttaatttaatattttaatataatttaatatatttaaataaattaaatttcattttaaatattacttttatattcattattattacttttatttcagttattattattttaattatttttaataaaactattataaaaatataaatcatattttaataattattaaaatataaaaaataaaaaataaaaaataatattataattttaaattaaattaaatatttattaaattttaaataaaaagctGGTAACATATTTTACGGATTTTGATATCCATAAACAaggtttttgaaattttggtttttatttaaaatttaataattatttcatttattttaattttttaatataatttaatatatttggatatattaaatcaaatttattattattattattttatttttttaatataactattattataatataaatcatattgttatcattattaaaatataaaactatattaaataatatttgaattttaaattaaattaaattattattaaagtgaTGTAAagtaaagaatatttttaataaaaaagaaaaaaaataaaaaaatatttaataaagttaaaaataaatatcttttattttcacatacggtatttaaattcaaatagcttgtaatatatttgtaagtaatcaattcaataaataacacaaaaatttaccacaattttatattgttatgaAAATTGTGATGAATGATGTATTAGTAGAATTCGCCATCTAAACTTAAATCATAAACAACTTTAATTAACATTAACGTGATCTATTTCTACTAGTTTTGACATAGGAAACTTTGTGAAGAGTATTATCTACACGGATGACAAGGTCGGACACATCTACCTACTATTTGACTggacaacaaaaaaaaaagctgaCCTATTATTAATCGTAttctcatttaaaaaaaattagtgagtTTTAATAAACTTGTGACTATTCACGAAGatctacaaatatttaaaaataaataatttataaattttaaaataaaatttaaataaaattaaaaaaacgtaAATAAATATAAGCATGATTAATATATATGGATATTTTTGTAATCTTCAATTATTTCTATATAAACATGATTAAGTAGTATTGTAATGATGTTAGCCATAATTATATTGATACTtgtagtttaaaataataattaaaaaattcctTCAACAAAAATATTCCCAAAAACTTTGGGCATAAAACTTAATAAAGCATGAGGATTATTGTTTAAGAAATATAgttagaaattattatttttatttactttatttgcgaataaccaaaatttaaatgattattcCAACAGCGACAAGAATAcgaatgaatagttaaaaaacataaaagtagCCCATGAAGATGAACCTTTTCTTGGTAAGTAAAACTTTATAGATAAAAGAAGAGTGGCATTCAAATATATGTCTACACTTTCAGATAATGAGGGTCTACACATGAATTTAAGCAAAAGCAAATATATTTTTCCCTGTATAAGATTGAAGATAGAAATAATATGAATTGACCCTCCCTTAAATACAATCACATTCCTCAAAAAGTCAcacaaaaaatatcatttattctGTAGTGGAGATGTATGATTGATTAGTGATTAGTATTTGTTGGAGTCCAAGGCCAAAATGGTTGAGAGATTGAAAGGTTTCATGTAGTTGGAGGCTCCTGTCATAATCTGCTGAACGATCAACCTGTTAGCCTTTTCCGATGGATGGAATGGGTCCCAAAATGCAAGTGTGTCACGATCTGGACATAAGTTCGACGCCACCGTGCACAATCCAACACCATTAAAGGGTCCTTGACCGCAACACGCAACTTTTGAGGTAACAAATCCTGTATCCACAAATTCATCCCATAACTGTTAGAAATTGAAGTATTAGTTGAAAGTTTTATATTCTGATCATTGAAAGTGATGTTCGGATATAACGAACTGGTGATGTTCTATGTACGCATAGATTACCGTATGCTTGAGGATTAGTGACGAAATCATCGTGCATGAGATGTGTGTTTGCTGCAACGAAGACATCTGAACCAAGTTCGTCATTGAGTTGCGTGATCATCTCAACAAGTTGTGGATTGTACAAGGAAGACGCACTCTGTAGCTCCTCTGAGCATTCGCCATTTCTGCCTCGCATGGCTAATTCCGCCGGAACACAACCCAGCGGTCCGGTTCCTGTCACCAAAACCCTACGTGCTCCAAGATCATACAGCCTCTGATCCAAGTCCATGCATTCCATTCCAAATGTAATACTAATTAGTTAAGCCTTGTTTTAATGCTTAATATCATTGTGCATGTGTGAATGTGCAGATAACAATACTGTATTCAGTAATTAGCAGATTATCATGGTTTTATTATTACCTGTAGAATCTTCTTGTACTCAGAGATGACATAGGTGACATAATCTGGTATAGCGAATTGGCGGGATCTAGCAGGGTTAGGCACCAAGAAGTAGTTATTCACAAAATCGTTACCTCCACAGGTGATAAGAACTAGTGCTCCATTCACTAATTTCCTTGTTTCCTCCTCTCCTATAAGGGCACTCACCCTTTGTTGGTATTGTTGGAAGTATTCTAGTTGTCTTGGCATTCTGATAATGTTTACCTGCAATGACAACAACATATATCATACATAATCAATCGCACGAATATGTAAACTAGTGATCCATGttttgctatatatatatatatacacatacaaaTTGGATTCCAGTGTCAACGAGGACTCCAATGCCGGCAGAAGCAAAGTTGGCACCAACCAGCAATTTTTCCCCGTCAAGCTCAGGGCTTAAATATGGCAAGGTGGGCTCGGACCCAAGTGCTTCACCTGCAGAATTTAATCACAGGTCAACTTGCTGTACAGATGAAGTTTAACAGTGGTGAAATGAAAATTAGAGAGTTTATGAAGCGAACTGATAAAATCAGGTATGTTGAGGCCATTGGAGAAACGTCCAGTGGGTGTGTGAGTTGGATAATCAATGCCATAAGGTGGAGCATCTGCTCTAGCTGTGGTGACTAGGTAGTTGTTGTTGCCGTTATCAACAAGTGAATCTCCAAACACAAAGAAGGCTCGTGCTGCCTCTGCCCCCTTCAAATTGAAACTGGTGAATGCTAGTGCCGTCACTAGACTCCAAACAACGTAAGACCCGAAAATGGGAAAGCTAGCCATGATCTGGAATTGGAGATGAAACAGGGTTAACTATGATTGATGGCTAGGCTACTCtgttacacacacacacacacatatatatatatatatatatttagtacCTAGCTACTCTCATTAGTTGTCTCACATAGCTTAGTGGACAGAGTCTCAGTAAG from the Vigna angularis cultivar LongXiaoDou No.4 chromosome 3, ASM1680809v1, whole genome shotgun sequence genome contains:
- the LOC108323096 gene encoding GDSL esterase/lipase At5g33370-like, which encodes MASFPIFGSYVVWSLVTALAFTSFNLKGAEAARAFFVFGDSLVDNGNNNYLVTTARADAPPYGIDYPTHTPTGRFSNGLNIPDFISEALGSEPTLPYLSPELDGEKLLVGANFASAGIGVLVDTGIQFVNIIRMPRQLEYFQQYQQRVSALIGEEETRKLVNGALVLITCGGNDFVNNYFLVPNPARSRQFAIPDYVTYVISEYKKILQRLYDLGARRVLVTGTGPLGCVPAELAMRGRNGECSEELQSASSLYNPQLVEMITQLNDELGSDVFVAANTHLMHDDFVTNPQAYGFVTSKVACCGQGPFNGVGLCTVASNLCPDRDTLAFWDPFHPSEKANRLIVQQIMTGASNYMKPFNLSTILALDSNKY